From Desulfovibrio inopinatus DSM 10711, the proteins below share one genomic window:
- a CDS encoding radical SAM protein, which translates to MNQRDIPETTLLNIELNSSCNLRCKWCALDHSKPRIQMRVETMEILFRQLAENRLPHLRRVDLHNAGETLLHADLPAMLSVIRRYKGKIPSKPVVGLLTNAMLLSEKKSTQIIRSRAVDQMRFSLDGGSEDAFEQIRVGARWDVVRENIMKFLLLNRRANAPITTEAICIIEESPEKTAAFSPAFQELLSFMDKVSLRHPHNWDGSVEMGVDDSSFRAIAEKSVGEPCFLLMKNMVVLPDGSVTICCNDLNARGVMGTIYEQPLDAFVCHPMRMKMIELFRQGKKEQIDLCRRCTGFYSKPKKRMHDEA; encoded by the coding sequence ATGAATCAACGCGACATACCTGAGACAACGCTGCTCAATATCGAATTGAATTCGTCGTGCAATCTGCGATGCAAGTGGTGCGCGCTTGATCATTCGAAACCGCGTATTCAGATGCGTGTTGAAACGATGGAGATACTGTTTCGACAGCTTGCAGAGAATCGTTTACCGCATCTCAGGAGAGTCGATCTCCATAACGCCGGGGAAACGCTGCTCCATGCGGATTTGCCGGCCATGCTCTCCGTTATCCGTCGATATAAAGGTAAAATTCCATCAAAACCGGTGGTCGGATTGCTCACCAATGCGATGTTGTTGAGTGAAAAGAAGTCTACGCAAATCATTCGCAGTCGGGCAGTCGACCAAATGCGATTTAGTCTTGATGGAGGTTCTGAAGACGCATTCGAGCAAATTCGCGTTGGAGCCCGATGGGACGTCGTTCGTGAGAATATTATGAAATTTCTCTTGCTCAATCGTCGCGCTAATGCTCCCATTACAACCGAAGCAATCTGCATTATTGAAGAATCTCCTGAAAAAACAGCAGCGTTCTCTCCGGCGTTTCAAGAATTGTTGTCGTTTATGGATAAAGTGAGTCTCCGACATCCCCACAATTGGGACGGGAGTGTTGAAATGGGTGTTGATGATTCTTCGTTTCGGGCAATCGCAGAAAAGAGCGTTGGCGAACCCTGCTTTTTACTGATGAAGAACATGGTGGTGCTTCCTGATGGTTCCGTCACGATCTGCTGCAATGATTTGAATGCACGTGGCGTCATGGGAACTATTTATGAACAACCGCTTGATGCGTTTGTATGTCACCCCATGAGAATGAAAATGATTGAGCTTTTTCGGCAGGGGAAAAAAGAACAGATCGACTTATGCCGACGGTGTACAGGATTTTATTCTAAACCGAAAAAAAGAATGCATGATGAAGCATAA
- a CDS encoding sulfatase-like hydrolase/transferase, protein MADTKKTTVTRREFLKESAQALTVGVVASAIPGFSSLTGGTSPAEAATLPAKPNILICISDQERYPRDWPDGWADANLTKARQRLLSNGMDFSRAFCNASMCSPSRGSLFTGLYPAQHGVTLTLTEGGPLSPSETTLSPDLRNLAKLLGESGYDVQLRGKWHLSKSDEGSTPTADDLAEFGFNGWVPTNVGEALDVNTLAGGCPDMDEPTVDQAISYLQTQTPEATQTKPFCLVVSLANPHDILAYPKLWDAESCEDKCYKNTADLSMGIPLPDSLDTDDLSRKPQVQTQAKQLYAAGLEPLATTPKQLNYVNFYAYLQTIIDDQFNTVLQALEDQGLTESTVIVRTADHGEMGLAHNGLRQKMFNVYEQCINIPLIFSNPLLFPEPRQTTAYAGLVDLVPTVASLCGVPSWKWSYLPGNDLTPVLRGTTSQLQDTILFTFDDEYAGQSSVPPYITEPCHIRCIIHKDADGEWKYARYYDPAAAVDEEYEMYCLRDGNGVDVDPEELDNLANPASTNYVAYTAKREELAQLLATTEAERLAPRIPPGPPLPYLNVLLFDE, encoded by the coding sequence ATGGCAGACACGAAAAAAACCACCGTCACGCGTCGCGAATTTCTCAAAGAGTCCGCACAAGCGCTCACCGTGGGTGTTGTGGCGTCGGCCATCCCCGGATTTTCGTCATTAACCGGCGGCACGTCTCCGGCCGAAGCGGCGACACTCCCGGCCAAACCCAATATCCTCATTTGCATCAGCGACCAGGAACGATACCCCCGCGACTGGCCTGACGGCTGGGCCGATGCCAATCTCACCAAGGCGCGTCAACGGCTACTGAGCAACGGCATGGATTTTTCTCGCGCGTTCTGCAACGCATCCATGTGTTCACCCAGCCGCGGGAGTCTGTTCACCGGACTCTATCCGGCGCAACACGGCGTCACCCTCACGCTGACCGAAGGCGGTCCGCTGTCTCCGTCTGAAACCACGCTGTCTCCGGACCTACGTAACCTGGCCAAGTTGCTTGGCGAGTCCGGGTATGACGTGCAGCTCCGCGGGAAATGGCATCTCTCCAAAAGCGACGAGGGAAGTACGCCCACGGCTGACGATCTTGCGGAATTCGGATTCAACGGTTGGGTGCCCACCAATGTCGGCGAAGCGCTCGACGTGAACACCTTGGCTGGCGGCTGTCCCGATATGGACGAACCCACCGTGGACCAGGCTATCAGTTATCTCCAGACGCAAACACCGGAAGCCACCCAAACCAAACCGTTCTGTTTGGTCGTTTCGCTGGCCAATCCGCATGATATTCTGGCCTATCCCAAACTCTGGGACGCCGAGTCGTGTGAAGACAAGTGCTACAAGAATACGGCCGATCTGAGCATGGGAATCCCCCTCCCCGATTCGCTCGACACGGACGACTTATCTCGTAAACCGCAGGTGCAAACCCAGGCCAAACAACTGTATGCCGCCGGTCTGGAACCATTGGCGACAACGCCCAAACAACTCAATTACGTCAATTTCTACGCCTATTTGCAAACCATCATCGATGACCAGTTCAACACCGTGCTGCAAGCCCTCGAAGACCAGGGACTCACCGAATCCACCGTCATCGTCCGCACGGCCGACCACGGCGAAATGGGACTGGCGCACAATGGATTGCGTCAGAAAATGTTCAACGTCTATGAACAATGCATCAATATTCCGCTGATCTTTTCCAATCCGCTCCTGTTTCCGGAACCGCGCCAGACCACGGCCTATGCCGGACTGGTCGACCTGGTGCCGACCGTGGCCAGTCTGTGCGGCGTGCCGAGCTGGAAATGGTCGTATCTCCCGGGCAATGATCTCACCCCGGTTCTTCGGGGCACAACATCGCAGCTTCAGGATACGATTCTGTTCACGTTTGACGATGAATACGCCGGGCAAAGTTCCGTCCCGCCCTACATTACCGAGCCGTGTCATATCCGTTGTATCATCCACAAGGATGCTGACGGAGAATGGAAATACGCCCGCTATTACGATCCCGCGGCCGCAGTGGATGAAGAATACGAAATGTACTGTCTGCGTGATGGAAACGGCGTTGATGTCGATCCCGAAGAGTTGGACAACCTCGCCAATCCGGCCAGCACCAATTATGTAGCATATACTGCCAAACGCGAAGAACTCGCCCAACTGCTCGCCACCACCGAAGCCGAGCGCCTTGCCCCCAGAATCCCACCCGGCCCACCGTTGCCATACCTCAATGTACTCTTGTTCGATGAATAG
- a CDS encoding glycosyltransferase: METLFQVEYLFAHDQDLLNKVLKGHVSALDCSWNYQWTWMLTETGDLNIQDINILHYSDIW, encoded by the coding sequence ATAGAGACGTTATTTCAGGTTGAGTATCTTTTTGCTCATGACCAAGACCTGCTCAATAAAGTGTTGAAAGGACATGTTTCTGCGCTGGATTGTTCGTGGAACTACCAATGGACGTGGATGCTGACGGAAACAGGAGATTTGAACATTCAAGATATCAACATTCTTCACTATTCTGATATATGGTGA
- a CDS encoding nicotinate phosphoribosyltransferase: protein MMHNSILNTDSYKTSHFNQYPPNTVNMNSYIESRGGKWAQTVFFGLQMFLKEYLCTPLSAEHIAEAETMLKAHGVPFHAAGWKHILDHHGGFLPVVIEAIPEGTVIDVKNCLVQIRATDPACFWLPSYLETALLRGVWYPTTVCTLSHEIKKLIFTYLERTADDPAAEIDFKLHDFGSRGASSYESAALGGVAHLVNFKGTDTVIGLAAAKQYYHCDMAGFSIPAMEHSTVTSWESEVSAYENMVETYGAPNALYACVSDSYDIYTAIEYIWPRLNEKVLAKGGTVVIRLDSGDPVTMVRDSLETLMQKFGFTTNSKGFRVLPQHIRVLQGDGVNEESIEQILSALHDAEISASNLAFGMGGALLQKMNRDTLKFAMKCSAIQVNDNGHTYWRDVFKNPISDPGKISKRGILAVNAYDGTHYTMKTSPEFNETNCLRPVFQNGELLVDDDFATIRERVQNTIAS, encoded by the coding sequence ATGATGCACAATAGTATTCTCAACACCGACAGCTATAAAACATCACATTTCAATCAATATCCCCCGAATACGGTCAATATGAATAGTTATATTGAAAGCCGTGGCGGGAAGTGGGCGCAAACGGTCTTCTTTGGCTTGCAGATGTTCCTGAAAGAATACCTCTGCACCCCGCTCAGCGCAGAGCATATTGCCGAAGCAGAAACCATGCTCAAGGCGCACGGTGTTCCATTTCATGCCGCCGGTTGGAAGCATATTCTTGACCACCATGGCGGTTTCTTACCCGTGGTGATTGAAGCCATCCCCGAAGGCACGGTCATCGATGTCAAAAATTGTCTGGTCCAGATTCGCGCGACCGACCCCGCCTGCTTTTGGTTGCCGAGTTATCTGGAAACCGCACTGTTACGTGGTGTCTGGTATCCGACCACCGTCTGTACCTTGAGCCATGAAATCAAGAAGCTGATCTTCACCTACCTTGAACGCACTGCCGACGATCCCGCCGCTGAAATTGATTTCAAACTGCACGATTTCGGCTCCCGCGGCGCATCGAGCTATGAGAGCGCAGCCCTGGGCGGTGTTGCCCATCTCGTCAATTTCAAAGGAACCGATACCGTCATCGGGCTGGCCGCAGCAAAACAGTATTACCACTGCGATATGGCCGGATTTTCCATTCCGGCGATGGAACATTCCACGGTGACGAGCTGGGAAAGTGAAGTCAGCGCCTATGAAAATATGGTCGAAACCTATGGCGCGCCGAATGCGTTGTATGCCTGTGTCTCGGACAGCTACGATATTTATACGGCGATTGAATACATTTGGCCGCGATTGAATGAAAAGGTTCTGGCCAAGGGAGGAACGGTCGTCATCCGCCTCGATAGCGGCGATCCCGTCACCATGGTTCGCGATTCCCTGGAAACGCTCATGCAGAAATTCGGCTTCACCACCAATTCCAAGGGATTTCGTGTTCTTCCGCAACATATTCGCGTGTTGCAAGGCGATGGCGTCAATGAGGAATCGATTGAACAGATTCTGAGCGCCCTCCACGATGCGGAAATTTCCGCCTCCAACCTTGCCTTCGGCATGGGCGGGGCACTTTTACAGAAAATGAATCGCGATACGTTGAAGTTCGCCATGAAGTGCAGTGCCATCCAAGTCAACGACAATGGCCATACCTATTGGCGCGACGTATTCAAGAATCCTATTTCCGACCCCGGAAAAATCAGCAAACGCGGCATCCTGGCCGTGAATGCGTACGACGGCACCCATTACACCATGAAAACGTCGCCCGAATTCAACGAAACCAATTGCCTGCGTCCCGTTTTCCAAAACGGCGAATTACTCGTGGATGATGACTTTGCAACGATTCGAGAGCGGGTACAAAACACCATCGCGTCATAA
- a CDS encoding methyl-accepting chemotaxis protein has protein sequence MKDMPIGLKLSIGFGIVLLLLMVSGGVSYYSMAQNVQSFTQYRVLARETNLMGQVQANLLMARLNVKNYLITSTQEYLDEFKGHMEKTKNFMSEALHEIHDSERTPLLQEVNTLLEQYNKNFNNAVTLQNKRLELEKIFVANGAKIVSLLINIMESSKNDGNAITAYHAAHLIRNVLQARLNSALFLFYNDPKIVKKVHNNFSEYKENFTILHRELRNIDQGNTLKEAGELTDQYSKAFDEVVEAVIQRNAIVTEKLDTWGPIIAKHIDDVKLSIKKDQDTLGPMVQAQSEYSQKLVGILSISGVIIGLFFAIIISRIITRPLVQATTFARAVAAGDFQKTISVRQRDQVGKICDALQDIKLSVSNATGEVEHIVSKVEHGELKAFGDPSKYTGEFARLVEGANTLVEVFSNFVDHLPIGVMTLSSNHKVKYLNETAQKIAGVNSGMDATCSDLFNTTDCNTENCASDRCMHTQKVVNSSAVSHVGTTTYEISYSSTPLKTRSGDIVGAMESIIDQTEIKTAQKTMINVAEQANDVADRVAAAAEELSSKVDQISQGAELQQDRVGETATAMEEMNATVLEVARNASMASEQSNNAKEKADEGADLVNKVVDAIRNVNTVAKQLQDNMQRLGQQTESIGGIMVVISDIADQTNLLALNAAIEAARAGDAGRGFAVVADEVRKLAEKTMTATNEVGNNIRAIQSVANENLKSVESAVISITQATELANGSGEALDHIVSLATESSVLISSIATAAEQQSATSEQINRAIEDINRIVSENADGMRQSSDAVQDLAQMSLELKNILDSLDQKQLT, from the coding sequence ATGAAGGACATGCCTATCGGATTAAAGTTGTCGATTGGATTTGGAATCGTCCTCCTGTTGCTCATGGTTTCTGGAGGTGTGTCCTACTATTCGATGGCCCAAAATGTTCAATCATTTACTCAATATCGAGTTCTGGCCCGAGAAACGAATCTGATGGGACAAGTCCAAGCGAACTTGCTTATGGCACGTTTAAACGTCAAAAATTACCTTATAACTTCCACCCAAGAATACTTGGATGAATTCAAAGGGCACATGGAGAAAACAAAAAACTTTATGTCCGAAGCTCTTCATGAAATTCACGATAGTGAACGAACTCCCTTGCTACAAGAAGTCAACACGCTTCTCGAGCAATATAATAAAAATTTCAACAATGCCGTTACGCTGCAAAATAAACGCCTTGAACTAGAAAAAATATTTGTGGCCAATGGCGCAAAGATTGTTTCGTTGTTGATCAATATCATGGAGTCATCCAAAAATGACGGAAATGCTATTACTGCTTATCATGCTGCTCATTTAATACGTAACGTATTACAGGCTCGTTTAAATAGTGCACTTTTTCTTTTTTACAACGATCCTAAGATCGTCAAAAAAGTGCATAATAATTTCTCAGAGTATAAAGAAAACTTTACGATACTCCATCGTGAGTTGCGAAACATTGACCAGGGCAACACACTGAAAGAAGCTGGCGAGCTCACGGATCAATACTCTAAGGCATTCGACGAAGTCGTCGAGGCGGTTATCCAGAGAAACGCTATTGTAACTGAAAAACTAGATACATGGGGACCGATTATTGCTAAACACATTGATGACGTGAAACTTTCAATCAAAAAAGACCAAGATACCCTGGGCCCTATGGTTCAGGCTCAGAGCGAATACTCGCAAAAATTGGTTGGTATATTATCGATTTCTGGCGTCATTATAGGACTTTTCTTCGCAATTATCATCTCGCGCATTATCACTCGCCCACTTGTTCAAGCCACGACCTTTGCTCGTGCCGTGGCCGCTGGTGATTTCCAAAAAACAATCTCTGTACGTCAACGCGATCAAGTGGGTAAAATTTGCGACGCGTTACAAGATATCAAACTTTCCGTCTCCAATGCGACCGGAGAAGTCGAGCACATCGTCTCGAAAGTAGAGCATGGTGAATTGAAGGCGTTTGGCGATCCCAGTAAGTATACGGGCGAATTTGCTCGATTGGTGGAGGGAGCCAACACGTTGGTTGAAGTGTTTTCCAACTTTGTCGATCATCTTCCAATTGGAGTCATGACATTATCTTCGAACCACAAAGTCAAATATCTTAACGAAACAGCCCAAAAGATTGCTGGCGTCAATTCCGGCATGGACGCGACATGTTCGGATTTATTCAATACGACAGACTGTAATACCGAGAACTGCGCATCCGATCGCTGTATGCATACGCAAAAAGTCGTAAACTCAAGCGCCGTTTCGCATGTGGGCACGACAACATATGAAATAAGCTACAGTTCTACCCCGTTGAAGACTCGCTCCGGTGATATCGTTGGTGCCATGGAATCCATTATTGATCAGACAGAAATCAAGACCGCCCAAAAAACGATGATCAATGTCGCCGAGCAAGCCAATGATGTCGCAGATCGAGTGGCTGCGGCAGCCGAAGAACTTTCGTCCAAAGTGGATCAAATCAGTCAGGGAGCAGAACTCCAGCAAGATCGCGTCGGGGAAACTGCCACGGCTATGGAAGAAATGAACGCCACAGTGCTCGAAGTGGCCCGCAATGCGTCCATGGCATCGGAACAGTCGAATAATGCAAAAGAAAAAGCCGACGAAGGTGCTGATTTGGTAAACAAAGTCGTAGACGCTATTCGTAATGTCAACACGGTTGCCAAGCAGCTCCAAGACAACATGCAACGGCTCGGCCAGCAAACGGAATCGATTGGCGGCATCATGGTCGTTATTTCCGACATCGCCGACCAGACCAACCTGTTGGCGCTCAATGCGGCCATCGAAGCGGCTCGAGCTGGAGACGCTGGCCGTGGATTTGCCGTGGTCGCCGATGAGGTCCGTAAGCTGGCAGAAAAAACGATGACCGCGACGAATGAGGTTGGGAACAATATTCGTGCGATTCAATCCGTTGCCAATGAGAATCTCAAAAGCGTTGAAAGTGCCGTGATAAGCATTACCCAAGCGACGGAATTGGCCAATGGATCGGGTGAAGCCCTAGACCATATTGTATCACTCGCAACGGAGAGTTCCGTGCTGATCAGCAGTATTGCAACCGCTGCGGAACAACAATCCGCAACGTCGGAACAAATCAATAGAGCGATTGAAGATATCAACCGAATTGTGTCTGAAAATGCTGATGGAATGCGACAGTCATCTGACGCAGTCCAGGACTTGGCACAAATGTCTTTAGAGTTAAAAAATATCTTGGACAGCCTGGATCAAAAGCAATTGACTTGA
- a CDS encoding sensor histidine kinase: MTLHLTELPIFLVDILGSTAMIVLSCLSTHYARRLMHLEPRELLWSYLYMLTVALMAFSVGRGVGHLVRDMMIITGHKALWPFINPLSGAINTITFIFIAAITSYYVVVEKAFLLLEQAHTKLGEAFEEIRQNRDQMILLERYAISDRMAATLAHETRNPIFTIANFAKSLLRKSGKDDPIAAYLQIIVEESHKLEGLIDGILKVRHDLPCLMQRVSVQQILTDLEKTGKIKGAVARIDIHTVATSEELWLHIDFRSLLVGLTEILMNAIEASPHGGTVTIATEREDDKAIFRITDTGKGIPATLFPKIFEPCFSTKEFSTGLGLGFAREILEVNGGHLKVESTLDKGTTVIVALPLDKNGDEVCHELDENLSDEENPPQSC; encoded by the coding sequence ATGACCCTGCACCTGACGGAACTCCCAATCTTTCTGGTCGATATTCTCGGCTCGACGGCGATGATTGTGCTGTCATGTCTTTCCACACATTACGCACGCCGCTTGATGCATCTGGAACCCCGAGAACTGCTCTGGTCATACCTCTACATGTTGACCGTGGCACTGATGGCCTTTTCTGTTGGACGCGGTGTCGGGCATCTTGTGCGCGATATGATGATCATCACAGGCCATAAAGCGCTCTGGCCCTTCATAAATCCTCTCAGTGGGGCAATAAACACCATCACGTTTATATTTATCGCGGCAATAACGTCATATTATGTTGTTGTGGAAAAGGCGTTTTTATTACTCGAACAAGCCCACACGAAACTGGGTGAAGCTTTTGAGGAAATACGTCAAAATCGAGATCAGATGATCTTGCTGGAACGATACGCCATATCTGACAGAATGGCCGCGACACTGGCGCACGAAACACGCAACCCCATATTTACCATCGCGAACTTTGCCAAGTCATTGCTTCGTAAGAGTGGAAAAGACGACCCCATCGCCGCATACTTACAAATCATTGTCGAAGAATCGCATAAACTCGAAGGGCTGATTGATGGAATTTTAAAGGTCCGCCATGATCTGCCATGCCTCATGCAACGCGTTTCCGTGCAGCAAATCCTTACCGATTTGGAAAAAACCGGCAAAATCAAAGGCGCCGTCGCACGAATTGACATACACACCGTAGCAACCTCAGAGGAATTGTGGCTCCATATCGATTTCAGAAGCCTGCTGGTTGGCCTTACTGAGATTCTGATGAATGCGATTGAAGCTTCTCCTCACGGCGGCACGGTCACGATTGCCACTGAACGCGAAGACGATAAAGCGATATTTCGTATTACGGACACCGGAAAAGGCATCCCGGCGACACTCTTCCCCAAAATCTTCGAGCCATGTTTCAGCACCAAAGAATTTTCCACCGGCTTGGGACTCGGCTTTGCCAGAGAAATTCTTGAAGTCAATGGCGGTCACCTCAAAGTGGAGTCAACCCTCGACAAAGGAACGACGGTTATTGTGGCTCTGCCTTTGGACAAAAATGGCGATGAGGTGTGTCACGAGTTGGACGAGAATCTTTCCGACGAGGAAAACCCTCCACAATCTTGTTGA
- a CDS encoding molybdopterin-containing oxidoreductase family protein — MTAFSRSGEFPGICRWCHGGCAAQLTVEDGRLLKVQPKAGSPFNLNRMCIKGLSTADFVSHPDRLLYPQKRVGSRGSGNFVRISWEQALDEIAARLDAIRQESGPEAVALGQGTGRHHYFHVIRFANTFGTPNWYEPGLANCFIPRITVSNLTYGGFIAGDYYGDTPPRTILFWGHNPLVSGPDGELSFPVQKALDAGAYGIAVDPRPSETAKRCGLHLPIRPGTDAALALAMIRTIIEEGWYDHEFVEDWTTGFDVLREHVAARTPAWAETITGISAADIVEAARRYALDKPAILDWGVSLEQHPNCLQTVRAVAILRGLTGNIDIPGGDVFGQDVVRAYPVLRQALPPEALSKRIGADRFKLLGGFRAFMPSAHIPGLFGAMRHGDPYRVRALLVFGNNPLATVANSRGVYESLKALDLLTVSDFFMTPTAALADYVLPAAMWPEIDQIVEMPFVAAQAVFAQRAMMQVGECRQNEHILNGLAQRLGLPGAEESLEHIFDYRLEPTGLSFAELADQFMMQRPPRYRRFEEKGFRTLSRKVEFVSKPLARLGYDPLPSFVEPPESPVSRPDLVHDYPLVLTTGARRRAFFHSEGRQIERLRRAHPDPLAELGPETAKAYGISDGDWIRVRSPRGEVRLRARVTEGMREGVVSLDHGWWFPERRDGECGIFESNANVLTSDTPPYDPAFGSYQLRGLLCAVEKE; from the coding sequence ATGACCGCGTTCTCTCGTTCCGGCGAATTTCCCGGCATTTGTCGCTGGTGTCATGGAGGGTGTGCAGCGCAGTTGACGGTGGAGGATGGTCGCCTGCTGAAGGTTCAGCCCAAGGCGGGTTCGCCGTTCAATCTGAACCGCATGTGCATCAAGGGGCTGTCGACAGCGGATTTCGTTTCTCATCCCGATCGGTTGCTTTATCCGCAAAAGCGGGTCGGTTCGCGAGGCTCGGGGAACTTCGTTCGTATTTCCTGGGAACAGGCGTTGGACGAAATCGCCGCACGTTTGGATGCGATTCGACAGGAATCCGGTCCCGAGGCTGTTGCGTTGGGGCAAGGCACCGGTCGACATCACTATTTTCATGTCATTCGTTTTGCCAACACGTTTGGAACGCCCAACTGGTACGAACCCGGTCTTGCCAATTGCTTCATTCCCCGCATTACTGTGTCCAATTTGACGTATGGGGGATTTATAGCCGGAGATTATTATGGCGATACGCCTCCCCGTACGATTCTGTTTTGGGGACATAATCCTCTGGTTTCCGGTCCCGATGGGGAATTGTCCTTTCCGGTGCAAAAGGCCTTGGATGCCGGAGCCTATGGCATTGCCGTAGACCCACGACCGAGTGAAACGGCGAAGCGTTGCGGTCTCCATCTTCCCATTCGGCCGGGGACCGATGCGGCTCTGGCGTTGGCGATGATACGTACCATTATTGAAGAAGGTTGGTACGATCACGAGTTTGTGGAAGACTGGACAACAGGTTTCGACGTATTGCGTGAGCATGTGGCTGCGCGTACCCCGGCATGGGCAGAAACGATTACCGGTATTTCCGCCGCGGACATTGTGGAGGCGGCTCGTCGTTATGCCTTGGATAAACCGGCGATTCTTGATTGGGGGGTTTCCCTGGAGCAGCACCCCAATTGTTTACAGACGGTTCGTGCCGTGGCCATTCTGCGTGGTCTGACCGGCAACATCGATATTCCGGGAGGAGATGTTTTTGGGCAAGACGTCGTTCGAGCATATCCGGTCTTGCGTCAGGCCTTGCCTCCGGAGGCGTTATCCAAACGTATCGGCGCCGATCGCTTCAAGCTTTTGGGCGGCTTTCGCGCCTTCATGCCGTCTGCACATATCCCCGGCTTATTTGGAGCCATGCGCCATGGTGATCCGTATCGGGTTCGAGCGCTGCTTGTCTTTGGCAACAACCCCCTGGCAACAGTGGCCAACAGCCGCGGCGTGTACGAGTCGTTGAAGGCTCTGGATCTACTGACCGTGAGCGATTTCTTCATGACCCCGACGGCTGCCTTGGCCGATTACGTATTGCCCGCGGCCATGTGGCCCGAAATTGACCAGATTGTGGAAATGCCATTTGTGGCGGCTCAAGCGGTTTTTGCTCAGCGTGCTATGATGCAAGTGGGAGAGTGTCGACAGAACGAGCATATTTTGAATGGCTTGGCCCAACGTTTAGGGTTGCCCGGGGCCGAAGAGTCCTTGGAACACATCTTTGATTATCGCTTAGAGCCTACGGGGCTGTCGTTTGCGGAATTGGCCGACCAATTCATGATGCAGCGTCCACCGCGCTATCGACGATTCGAGGAAAAGGGATTTCGTACACTCAGTCGTAAGGTGGAGTTTGTGAGCAAGCCTCTGGCACGTCTGGGCTACGATCCATTGCCATCGTTTGTCGAGCCGCCGGAAAGTCCGGTATCACGACCGGACTTGGTGCACGACTATCCCCTGGTTTTGACCACTGGAGCCCGTCGACGAGCGTTTTTCCATAGCGAAGGTCGGCAAATTGAGCGATTACGCCGCGCCCATCCTGATCCTTTGGCCGAACTCGGACCGGAAACCGCCAAGGCATACGGTATCAGTGATGGCGACTGGATTCGGGTTCGCTCACCACGAGGGGAAGTGCGTTTGCGAGCACGCGTGACCGAAGGAATGCGGGAAGGGGTGGTCAGTCTCGATCACGGGTGGTGGTTTCCCGAACGCCGGGACGGCGAATGCGGAATATTTGAATCCAATGCAAACGTTTTGACCAGCGATACACCGCCGTATGATCCCGCCTTTGGATCCTACCAGCTCCGGGGGCTTTTGTGTGCCGTGGAGAAGGAATAA